TGAAAAAGCACAATTGTTGTTTAAATTAGAGGATGAAACGGGCAGGCTGATTGTTGATTTAGACGAAAATTTAAAACAAAAGGAAAAATGGCAGAAGGCTTTTAAAGAATACAAAAAGATTACAGAGGAGTGTCCGGACAGTAAATATGTTTTGGAAAGTTTGGCCTCAATGGTAAAAATCAAGCAAAGATATGGTTCATTTAAAGATTATGTGTCATTTTACCACCGTATAATAGAAGAATTTCCGGGAAGTCCCTATGCAAAAGAGGGTAAAGATGTTATAGAAAAAACTGCTAAACGTTTAATGATTTCCGCTGATGATTATGCTTATAGAAAACAAAATGATTTGGCAGAAGAGGAATATAAAAATGTTCTTTTTGTGAATCCTGATTTAATAGAGGCAAATTATAAGCTTGCATTGGTATATGAAAAAATGGGACTTTATAAAAAGGCAAAAAGTGAGTTATTAAAGGCGGATAAATTGCCGGAAACGCATTATACATTGGGATTGGCATATTTCAGCCAGTCAAAATGGGATAAGGCAATTGAAGAATTTGAAAAGGCCATAAGTATTAAACAAAACTATAGTGCCGCATATATGAATTTAGCGTTTGTGTATGAAAAAATTAATAATAATGACAAAGCCAAAGAGATATGGCGT
This genomic window from bacterium contains:
- a CDS encoding tetratricopeptide repeat protein translates to MKEKSKVFIGLISLIGLISLIAACEKPVDEQNELAKGYFEKAQLLFKLEDETGRLIVDLDENLKQKEKWQKAFKEYKKITEECPDSKYVLESLASMVKIKQRYGSFKDYVSFYHRIIEEFPGSPYAKEGKDVIEKTAKRLMISADDYAYRKQNDLAEEEYKNVLFVNPDLIEANYKLALVYEKMGLYKKAKSELLKADKLPETHYTLGLAYFSQSKWDKAIEEFEKAISIKQNYSAAYMNLAFVYEKINNNDKAKEIWRKYLEQAVKDQNEGKWIPTAEEHVKKISNN